In the genome of Meles meles chromosome 2, mMelMel3.1 paternal haplotype, whole genome shotgun sequence, one region contains:
- the PRSS48 gene encoding serine protease 48, translating into MGPAAGTFLLSLLLGSCPSSSPQKKDLQSVCGRPVYSGRIVGGQDAVAGHWPWQVSVHLGENHVCGGSLVSDRWILTAAHCLKTLSWGTWLGFIQLDQTSQSVNHRVFKIITHPQTQHTTADIALLKLVSRVTFTSSILPICLPRITKQLTIPASCWVTGWGNVKDDEDRDSPSILQEAEVPVFDRKACEQLYNPIGSMLPESMPVIQDDEICAGDTAKMKDSCKGDSGGPLSCHINGVWTQIGLVSWGLGCAKSLPGVYASMIYYQKWIETTISRADVLDANILDFSDFRYLTVLLSLALLGPFCASGPNILPGE; encoded by the exons ATGGGCCCTGCTGCCGGCACCTTCCTACTGTCCCTACTACTGG GGTCTTGCCCAAgctcttccccccaaaagaaagatcTGCAATCAG tgTGTGGACGACCTGTATACTCAGGCCGTATTGTGGGTGGCCAGGATGCTGTTGCAGGGCACTGGCCTTGGCAAGTCAGCGTACACTTGGGCGAGAACCACGTCTGTGGAGGGTCTCTCGTCAGTGACAGGTGGATACTGACAGCAGCACACTGCTTAAAAACGTTGA gttggggcacctgg TTGGGATTCATTCAGCTAGACCAGACAAGTCAAAGTGTGAACCATCGTGTGTTCAAAATTATCACCCATCCCCAAACTCAACATACAACTGCAGACATCGCCTTGTTGAAACTGGTCTCTAGAGTCACCTTTACTTCTTCCATCCTGCCCATCTGCTTGCCCCGGATCACAAAGCAGTTGACAATTCCAGCCTCTTGCTGGGTGACTGGATGGGGAAATGTTAAGGATGATGAAG ATCGTGATTCTCCCTCCATCCTCCAGGAAGCAGAAGTACCTGTCTTTGACCGCAAGGCCTGTGAACAACTCTACAACCCAATCGGTTCCATGCTGCCAGAATCAATGCCAGTCATCCAAGACGATGAGATATGTGCTGGTGATACAGCTAAAATGAAGGACAGTTGCAAG GGTGATTCTGGAGGACCTCTGTCATGTCATATTAACGGTGTATGGACCCAGATAGGACTGGTAAGCTGGGGATTAGGCTGTGCTAAATCTCTCCCTGGAGTCTACGCCAGTATGATCTACTATCAAAAATGGATCGAGACCACTATCTCAAGAGCAGACGTCTTAGATGCCAATATTTTGGACTTCTCTGACTTCCGGTACCTTACTGTactactctctctggctctcctgGGACCCTTCTGTGCCTCTGGGCCTAACATTTTACCAGGAGAGTAG